CGCGCGTCCGCCATAGCCAGGGGACCGCCACGCCAGCCGTGTGAAGACGTCCTGCACCACGTCCTCCGCGTCGTCGGAGTCACCGACGATGCGTCGGGCGATGGCCAGCGCGCGGGCGCGATGCTCGTTGTAGAGCTGGGTGAGGGGAGGCAGGTCGACGACGGCGGCGTGAATCACGGGTGGGCTCCTGGACACCCCAGAGAAGGGGACACCCGTTGGAACGAACGATCCGCGAAATCGGTCTATCGCCCCTTCGGACAGGGAGGGCCGCTCGCCTCTCCTCGCAGGGCGGCTCGTCCCGAGCCCAACCGGGGTGGAATGTGCCGTTACCTTTGTCGGTGGGGCTGTCAGGGGAGTCCTTTTCGCGGACACTGACAGCAGGGCTCGATTGAGCCGATCCGGAGCGCATGATCTGCTCGGGGGGATGACCCGACCGATTACCGAGGACTGACGTCGACGCATTCTCGAGGTGTGCGAGGAGAGCGGCAAGACGTACGAGGAATTGGCAGAGCAGTTCCGCGTGGGCCGGGCCACGGTGAATCGGGTCCTCCGGCTGAAGCGTGAAACGGGTGACGTGCAGCCCCGGCCTCGTGGCGGGGCATGCCCAGGCGCGTGTCCGACGAGGAACTGCCTTGGGTGTGCTGGAGCAAGGTCAAGGCACTGCTCCGGAAGTTGGCGGCCCGCACCGTCAGCCCCCTCAAGGTGGCCGTCCAGCAGGCCGCCGAAGCCGTCACCCAGCGCGATGCCGAGGGCTGGTTCATTCATTGCGGATACTCGGTTCCGTGCGACTGAGCACCGCTGTCACACCCTGCCCGAGGCGGGCATTCTCGCTCGCCGAGGGCGGTACACGACGTCCACCCGCTCGAAGAACTCCTCCGCATGCCATGGAGTCAGGGCTTCACGAACCTGCGAGGTCAACTCCACGAGGGACGTCTGCGCATGCATGTCGCTCGAGCGTTGTTGGCGTCACGCCCAGCCGTCATGGACGCATCACCCCGTACTTGGCGCTCGCCCGCGAGCTTCAGTGTCGAGCGCGGTGGGCGATACGGAAGGACCGCGATGCCATGTGGTACGAACGGGTATGTTGTGTGGCTGTTGCAATTTGATGGGTTTTTCTGCCGCCCCTCGCGCACGGCACCGTCCAGCTGGATGGGGCTACGACGTTTGTCGTAGTCTGCGCATGGCTCTGCGCGAAACCCATCTCGAGGTCATCACGACATGTGCTCCCGGCCGCCTATCGTCTTTCTCCGCCCCCTTGCCCTCGCCCTCCAGCGTTCATTCTTCCTGGGCGTCGCATGTCTGACCCTCGTGGGGGCGACGGCTGCCCGTGGCGCGGTCTCCTCCGAGCCGGATGGCTTCTGCGACCGCGTGGCGCCTGGCGGTGCTGGCGCGACCCCCGGTGCGCTGGCCTTGTCGTCGGCACATGCCTCGATGCGGTTCTTCGGGGTGGGAAGCGGCTATCGGGAGTTGGACCAGGCCCTGGTCGACGCTCTCGAGGGTGACCCGGTGGACTGGGCCGGGGCGGCGACGAAGTACGCGGAAGCGCTGGTGCCGGTCTGCGCGCTGGAGGTCTCGTCACGGCCGCTGCTCCCTGCCCGGGTAGAGAGGCTCGGACCGCTCGCCCTCATCCGGCCTGGAACCGGGGCGCTCCACCTCCCTCCTGGGGTTCGAGGCGTGCTGGTGGACCTCCGCGGGTTGCCCGAGGACCCCGCCCTGGCACAAGGCCTGGAGAAGGTCATCGCCGTCTCCAGCGCCACTCCCGTTCCTCGCGTCTCGCGACGGGTCCGGACGCACAAGGGAATGGTGGACGAGTACACCCCCTACAACTACTTCGAGAACCGCACCGAGCAGCTCTCCGTCCCGTCCTACCCCGCCGAGGGTCCTCGGGACCTCCCAATGCTCCTGCTCACCGGGCCTCGCATGGCTCCCACGGCGGCGCGCTTCGCCTTGGACCTGCGCATGGCTCGACGCGCCTGGCTCGTGGGGGAGGCTGTCCACGTGAGCGTAGCGGAGTCCAGGTGGATGCCCGTCGGAACGCGCGGACTCGTGTTCCGCACGGAGCAGCTCGAGGACTCCGAGGGGGTCCTGCCGGACGTGATTCCCGCGGATCTGGAGCTCGGGCTGTCCCTGCGTCCGGCGGAGTCCCAGCGGCTCACCCAGCTTGGTGTGCCTCCTCCGGTCGCCCGCACGCTTGCCGTCACGCGTCCGGCCATGCTGCCGAGGACTCCGCACTCCGAGCCGCTGCCTCCCGTCGGTGCATCGCCTGGAATCGCGCGTGCCAACCTCCTCATCGTCCACGGCGCCCTGAAGCGATTCTTCCCCTATCTCCACATCGTGGGGGACGTCCTGGACGAGCGCCTGCTCGCGCTCCTCGCGGCGGTCGACGAGGCCCCCGTGGACCGCGCGCGCGTGGGCCTGCTGCTCCGGTACCTGGGGGTGGCCATCCAGGACGGTCACGTCCGGGTCTCCATCTTGGGGGGCACCGCCGGCCCCGGCGTGTTCCCGGTCGTCATCGCCGAGGTGGCGGGTGAGCCCGTCGTCCGGCGCTCGCTGACGCCGGGGGTCGAACCGGGGGACACCCTCGTGTCCATCGACGGCCGCCCCGCGACCGAATGGATGGCGGAGGAGATGGCCCAGTTCTCGGCCGCCACGCCGGGCTATCGGTTCATCCGTGGCGTTGAGCGCCTGCGGGCCATGCGAGGGCCGATGTCGCTGGGATTGCGAGCCGCCGATGGCACCACGCGCACGGTGCAGGTACTCCCGCAGCCGCCTCAGCGAATGGACGAACTGGGCACGCCCCCCTCGATGCGCCGGGCCGGCTGGCTCGCGGACCTGGGGGCTCCGGCCCTCTACTACATCAACCTGACCTACCAGGTGCTTCCCACGCTCGAGGACTTCAGGAGCGCGCTCACCGAGGCGGAAGAGGCCAGCGGGCTCGTGCTGGACATGCGGGGCTACCCTGGGAACTTCGATGCCACGGAGATCATCCAGCGTCTCAATCCCGCGACGACCTGGTCACCCATCTTCCGCACCTCGGTGTCGCGAGGGCTCGAGGCGCGCGACGTGGATGAGCTCCAGTTCGTTTCTCCGCCCTTGTCCGCGCCCTCCTTCCACGGCCCCATCGTCCTGCTCGTGGGTCCCGCGACGCTCTCCTCCGCGGAGAACCTCTCCATGTACCTGGTGGGCGCCGACCGCGTGACGGTCCTGGGCCGTCAGAGCGCGGGCACCAATGGAAACATCACGCGCCTGTATCTGCCCGGCTACTTCCTGTTCAGCTTCACCGGGATGGAGGTCCTCTATCCGGATCGCTCCGCGTTCCATGGCGTGGGCATCGTTCCGGATATCGAGGTCATCCCCACGGCGGCGGAGCTGGCGGCCGGAAAGGACCCGGAGCTGCTGCGAGCCATCCAGCATCTGCTCCTGAGTCCGTGAGCCATCCGACAGGGCTCCGGGTCTCGCGATGCCGAGGGCTGGTTCATTCATTGCGGATACTCGGTTCCGTGCGACTGAGCACCGCTGTGAGAATTCGCGCCCTGAGGTGTCATCGGCTCCGCTCCGTTCTCGGTCGGGTTTCCTGATGCCGTGCGCCGCATGGTGAGGGACGCGCCTTCGCGAGCAGTGTGCGCCGCGTGCTCGTTGGCGCGGGCGAGCGCATCGTCCGTCACATCGTGAATCGTACCCGTGTTGTGGATGCATCCGTACCGAGCGCGCGATGGCGCCCGGGCATCGCCGCGTGACAGGCGATTGATTGGCCGGGAAGGCCTGGTGAGCGTTGGCGGTCACGCTTCGGTCACGCCTCCCACCCTATCCAGGGGGCGTTGAGGGATGTGTTCGCGCCCGCCACCGAGTTGCTGTCCATCACCCGTTCCGGAGTCGCGAGCGGGGCGCGTTCGTTCGCGCTCACGTCCGCTTTCTACGCATGCCGCCTTTCTCGAGCCCGTTCCCGGGATGTCCCACTGCTTCGTCACCGCGAGCCGCCGCCGACCTCACTCAGGGACGGGGCCGCGAGTTCCAGGCGCGAGGCTCCACGCATGGTCGCCCGCTTCCCTCCGGGTGGGGCGCCCTGCTGTTCCTCGCCGTACTCATGTTGTCGGCGGACGCGCGCGCGGCATGCATCGATGGTGAGCAGCAGGCCTGTCAGTCGAATGGCTGTCTCGGGACGCGGACCTGCGAGCGACTCGCGTGGGGCGACTGCGAATTCAACGGGTCGTCGACGACGTCCTGTTCTGTCTGTGGGCGCTCGGGGAACCAGCTATGTACCGTGGGGCCAGGCCTCGAGGGGGGAGGCTCGCCCATCGCGGGTTCCTGCTCCCAGCGCGGGGAGGAGCGCTGCAACAACTGCGATGACGACGGCGACGGTCTGGTGGATGAGAACGTGTCCAATGACGGTCCGATGGTCGCGGGCGCGTGTCAGAGCAGCAAGGGGTGCACGGGGACGAGCACCTGTACGAACGGCGTGCTCCAGTGTGTCTATCAGACGGGACAGCGCCGCCCCTGTGGCGGCGAGTTCGACGAGGTCTGTGCGAACGCCTCCGCGGCCTGCCTCCCCGACGGCACCTTGGGGGCCTGTCAGCCGCCGGTCCCCGGGGTCGAACTCTGCAATGGGTGTGACGACGACTACGACGGTGTCGTCGACAATCCACCCGGCCAGACGGGCCCGCTGGTCCGCGAGTGTCAAAGCAGCGCGGGGAGCTGCCCCGGCTCCTCCCAGACGTGTGTGAAGGAGTTCGTGGGGGGCTATACGATTCGTTACTGGGGAGCCTGCACGGCTCCCGCCGAGATCTGCAACGGCATGGACGACGACTGCGATGGCAGCGTCGACGAGAGTGACATCTGTCGGCCGGACCAGCAGGTTTGCGCGTGCCAGCCCATGACCTGCGCCCAGCAGGGCAAGAACTGCGGCACCATCGATGACGGTTGTGGCTGGCCCCTGAACTGCGGGACGTGTGTGCCGGGGACGACCTGCGGTGGAGGTGGAACCCCGAACGTCTGCGCGGGCGCCTGCACTCCGCTGACCCAGGAACAAGCTTGCCAGGGGAAGTGCGGGACGGTTCCGGACGGCTGCAATGGCTTCTATTCGTGTGGTGGGTGCAACAGCCCCCAGACCTGCGGTGGAGGAGGCACCCCCAACGTCTGTGGTTGTTCGCCGACGCCCTATGCCACGGCTTGCGCGGGGAAGAACTGCGGGTCGGTCCCGGATAACTGCGGAGGCACCTATACCTGTGGCTCCACGGGGACCTGTACGCCGCCCCAGACGTGCGGAGGAGGCGGGGCACCCAACGTGTGTGGCTGCACCATCATCCCGAAGGCGACCGCCTGCGCGGGGAAGAACTGCGGCCTCGTGAGCAATGGTTGCGGTGGAACGCACGACTGCGGGACCTGCTCGGGTGTGAATAGCTGTGGCGGTGGTGGGGCACCCAATGTCTGTGG
This sequence is a window from Myxococcus stipitatus. Protein-coding genes within it:
- a CDS encoding S41 family peptidase, translated to MSSAHASMRFFGVGSGYRELDQALVDALEGDPVDWAGAATKYAEALVPVCALEVSSRPLLPARVERLGPLALIRPGTGALHLPPGVRGVLVDLRGLPEDPALAQGLEKVIAVSSATPVPRVSRRVRTHKGMVDEYTPYNYFENRTEQLSVPSYPAEGPRDLPMLLLTGPRMAPTAARFALDLRMARRAWLVGEAVHVSVAESRWMPVGTRGLVFRTEQLEDSEGVLPDVIPADLELGLSLRPAESQRLTQLGVPPPVARTLAVTRPAMLPRTPHSEPLPPVGASPGIARANLLIVHGALKRFFPYLHIVGDVLDERLLALLAAVDEAPVDRARVGLLLRYLGVAIQDGHVRVSILGGTAGPGVFPVVIAEVAGEPVVRRSLTPGVEPGDTLVSIDGRPATEWMAEEMAQFSAATPGYRFIRGVERLRAMRGPMSLGLRAADGTTRTVQVLPQPPQRMDELGTPPSMRRAGWLADLGAPALYYINLTYQVLPTLEDFRSALTEAEEASGLVLDMRGYPGNFDATEIIQRLNPATTWSPIFRTSVSRGLEARDVDELQFVSPPLSAPSFHGPIVLLVGPATLSSAENLSMYLVGADRVTVLGRQSAGTNGNITRLYLPGYFLFSFTGMEVLYPDRSAFHGVGIVPDIEVIPTAAELAAGKDPELLRAIQHLLLSP